A DNA window from Hydra vulgaris chromosome 13, alternate assembly HydraT2T_AEP contains the following coding sequences:
- the LOC136089952 gene encoding uncharacterized protein LOC136089952, whose product MRFVETRLCDLKNNYREKNNKFEEFKVLCHLNEPNIIGVTETWFSETSITCVENFCLYRSDRKDGRVGGGVCIYVNSEITSYEVNEKWLLTTDLEQIWTVLNFGNGKYLVGCIYRPNDVVDMELFRNVFRTEREYVDKRGFKDLLIMGDFNFPKIEWSDGAVHAINSSEHSIEHHFSEIINDEFLIQHVAIPTFQLNESTYENTLDLLFTVNEQRLFQFETNAVLGNISKGHLVICFKYALNHHETKTVASNRKYILKKADFAGMNKFFTNTDWVNIFDAINVQEMYDTLIFYVNEACQKYIPCHSSKNRTLKRIFWIDNELKELVKNKRRMRHLNCCTNWKNKNMVNEYKALCKTVKIETRKARKKYKRELVYKSIRNKKILFKYVNDQQNVKSSIKAIKNVEGNVTNTTSEIVDILNENFQNSFTREGDQELPEFGSRCGSKYLDFDESAINYSDVETRLSKLSIEKSCGVDQLSTII is encoded by the coding sequence ATGCGATTCGTGGAAACGAGATTGtgcgatttaaaaaacaactatagagaaaaaaacaacaagtttgaGGAATTTAAAGTATTGTGTCACCTGAATGAACCAAACATAATCGGAGTAACGGAAACATGGTTTAGTGAAACTTCAATTACGTGTGTGGAAAATTTTTGCTTATATCGTAGCGACAGAAAAGATGGCCGCGTGGGCGGAGGAGTTTGTATTTACGTGAATAGCGAAATAACGTCTTATGAAGTAAATGAAAAATGGCTATTGACGACTGACTTAGAACAAATCTGGACTGTACTAAATTTCGGGAACGGCAAATATTTGGTAGGATGCATATACCGACCAAACGATGTGGTAGATATGGAACTGTTCAGAAATGTTTTCAGAACTGAAAGAGAATATGTGGACAAACGGGGttttaaagatcttttaatAATGGGTGACTTTAATTTTCCGAAAATTGAATGGTCAGATGGAGCAGTTCATGCAATAAATTCCAGTGAACACTCGATAGAACATCATTTCTCGGAAATAATAAACGACGAATTTCTAATTCAGCACGTCGCGATACCTACTTTTCAACTAAACGAATCAACGTACGAGAATACATTGGACTTACTGTTCACAGTAAACGAACAAAGATTATTTCAATTTGAGACAAATGCGGTATTAGGGAATATAAGCAAAGGACATCTTGtaatttgctttaaatatgCACTCAATCACCATGAGACAAAAACTGTAGCTAGCAATcggaaatatattttaaaaaaagctgacTTCGCAggaatgaacaaattttttacaaatacagaCTGGGTAAACATTTTTGATGCAATTAATGTCCAGGAGATGTACGACACgctcattttttatgttaacgaagcttgtcaaaaatatataccGTGTCACAGCTCGAAAAACAGGActcttaaaagaattttttggaTTGACAATGAACTAAAAGAACTTGTGAAGAACAAAAGACGAATGAGACATTTAAACTGTTGCACAAattggaaaaacaaaaatatggtAAACGAATACAAAGCATTGTGTAAAACAGTTAAAATTGAAACGAGAAAAGccagaaaaaaatacaaacgcGAACTGGTCTACAAATCGATTAGAAACAAGAAGATACTATTTAAATATGTGAACGATCAACAAAATGTAAAGAGCTCAATTAAAGCGATAAAAAACGTCGAAGGAAATGTTACAAATACGACTAGTGAGATTGTTGACATTTTAAacgaaaattttcaaaactctttcACTAGAGAGGGCGACCAAGAATTACCAGAATTCGGATCGAGATGTGGGAGtaaatatttagattttgaCGAGAGTGCAATTAATTACAGTGACGTAGAAACAAGATTAAGCAAATTATCCATTGAGAAATCATGTGGAGTTGATCAATTGAGtactatcatttaa